The following are encoded together in the Nocardioides thalensis genome:
- a CDS encoding SDR family oxidoreductase, which produces MALNIDLSGRVALVTGGARGIGRGITEVLLEAGAAVVTCGRSEAEPPAGATHRVCDVRDADAVAALVDGIAADHGRLDVLVNNAGGAPYALAADASPRFHDKIVGLNLSSALLVSQAANRVMQGQDGGGVIVNISSVSAGRPSPGTAAYGAAKAGLDALTTSLAMEWGPRVRVNAVDVGLVRTPDTADHYGGDATVAAIERTIPLGRMAGLAEIGNVVAFLASDLSSYVSGARVACHGGGEQPVFLHIAQAAMKEN; this is translated from the coding sequence ATGGCGCTGAACATCGACCTGTCCGGCCGGGTCGCCCTCGTCACCGGCGGTGCCCGCGGGATCGGTCGCGGCATCACCGAGGTCCTGCTCGAGGCAGGCGCGGCCGTGGTGACCTGCGGCCGCAGCGAGGCCGAGCCACCCGCGGGCGCGACCCACCGGGTCTGCGACGTCCGCGACGCCGACGCGGTCGCCGCTCTGGTCGACGGCATCGCCGCCGACCACGGCCGGCTCGACGTGCTCGTCAACAACGCGGGCGGCGCGCCGTACGCACTCGCGGCCGACGCCTCGCCGCGCTTCCACGACAAGATCGTGGGCCTCAACCTGTCGTCCGCCCTGCTCGTCAGCCAGGCGGCCAACCGTGTCATGCAGGGGCAGGACGGGGGCGGTGTCATCGTCAACATCTCCTCGGTCTCGGCTGGCCGGCCGTCGCCGGGCACCGCGGCCTACGGCGCAGCCAAGGCAGGGCTCGACGCGCTGACGACCTCGCTCGCGATGGAGTGGGGCCCGCGCGTGCGCGTGAATGCCGTCGACGTTGGTCTCGTCCGCACCCCCGACACAGCGGACCACTACGGCGGAGACGCCACGGTCGCTGCGATCGAGCGCACCATCCCGCTCGGTCGGATGGCCGGTCTCGCGGAGATCGGCAACGTCGTCGCGTTCCTCGCGAGCGACCTGTCGTCGTACGTCTCCGGCGCCCGCGTCGCCTGCCACGGCGGCGGGGAGCAGCCGGTCTTCCTGCACATCGCCCAAGCCGCAATGAAGGAGAACTGA
- a CDS encoding CoA-transferase: MSDYTRADVCAAAIADAFKDDGEIFASPMGLLPTLGVRLAKLTTNPDLVISDGESLFLAGTPPLGKKDVVEGWIPFRKVFDVVAWGKRHVMMGATQVDRHGNQNISAIGDFAQPKRQLLGVRGAPGNTVNNRTSYWVPRHSARVFVEEVDVVSGVGPARAKAAGAAASRFNDIHRIVTNLAVLDVGGHDDTVRLVSVHPGVTVDEVVAATGFELALPEGEVPTTREPSYAELVIIREMLDPKGLRFKEVPEPEAAK, translated from the coding sequence GTGAGCGACTACACCCGAGCCGACGTCTGTGCGGCCGCCATCGCCGACGCGTTCAAGGACGACGGCGAGATCTTCGCCAGCCCGATGGGCCTGCTCCCCACCCTCGGGGTGCGGCTCGCCAAGCTGACCACCAACCCCGACCTGGTGATCTCCGACGGGGAGTCGCTGTTCCTGGCCGGCACTCCCCCGCTCGGCAAGAAGGACGTCGTCGAGGGTTGGATCCCGTTCCGCAAGGTCTTCGACGTGGTCGCGTGGGGCAAGCGGCACGTGATGATGGGCGCCACGCAGGTCGACCGGCACGGCAACCAGAACATCTCGGCCATCGGCGACTTCGCCCAGCCGAAGCGGCAGCTGCTCGGGGTGCGCGGCGCGCCGGGCAATACGGTCAACAACCGGACGTCCTACTGGGTCCCGCGGCACTCCGCGCGCGTCTTCGTCGAGGAGGTCGACGTCGTCTCCGGCGTCGGGCCGGCCCGTGCGAAGGCCGCCGGCGCGGCCGCGAGTCGCTTCAACGACATCCACCGGATCGTCACCAACCTGGCCGTGCTCGACGTCGGCGGGCACGACGACACGGTGCGCCTGGTCTCGGTCCACCCGGGCGTGACGGTCGACGAGGTCGTCGCCGCGACCGGCTTCGAGCTGGCGCTGCCCGAGGGCGAGGTCCCGACGACGCGCGAGCCGTCGTACGCCGAGCTCGTGATCATCCGCGAGATGCTCGACCCGAAGGGGTTGCGGTTCAAGGAAGTGCCCGAGCCGGAGGCCGCGAAGTGA
- a CDS encoding enoyl-CoA hydratase family protein has product MTITSDLRPDGIRVITMDAPPVNALTVQGWFDVAAALDEASADRATKVVVLRAEGRGFNAGVDIKEMQNTTGFDALIGANKGCYAAFKAVYECAVPVVAAVNGFCLGGGVGLVGNADCVVASDDAYFGVPEVNQGALGAATHMARLVPQQMMRRLYFTARTIKAADLVAFGTVLEVVPREELLDAAMKVAGEIAAKDTRVIRAAKEALNGIDPIDVNKSYRWEQGFTFELNLMGVSDELRDEFAGTEKGKK; this is encoded by the coding sequence ATGACAATCACCAGCGACCTGAGGCCAGACGGGATCCGCGTCATCACGATGGACGCTCCCCCGGTGAACGCGCTGACGGTGCAGGGCTGGTTCGACGTGGCGGCGGCCCTCGACGAGGCGAGCGCGGACCGGGCGACCAAGGTCGTCGTGCTGCGCGCCGAGGGGCGGGGCTTCAACGCCGGCGTCGACATCAAGGAGATGCAGAACACCACCGGCTTTGACGCACTGATCGGCGCCAACAAGGGCTGCTACGCGGCCTTCAAGGCGGTCTACGAGTGCGCGGTGCCGGTCGTCGCGGCGGTCAACGGGTTCTGCCTCGGCGGCGGGGTCGGGCTCGTGGGCAACGCCGACTGCGTGGTGGCCAGCGACGACGCCTACTTCGGCGTGCCCGAGGTCAACCAAGGCGCGCTCGGCGCCGCCACGCACATGGCGCGGCTGGTGCCGCAGCAGATGATGCGCAGGCTCTACTTCACCGCCCGCACGATCAAGGCCGCCGACCTGGTCGCGTTCGGCACGGTGCTCGAGGTGGTGCCACGCGAGGAGCTGCTCGACGCGGCGATGAAGGTGGCGGGCGAGATCGCCGCCAAGGACACCCGGGTGATCCGCGCCGCCAAGGAGGCGCTCAACGGCATCGACCCGATCGACGTCAACAAGTCCTACCGGTGGGAGCAGGGCTTCACGTTCGAGCTCAACCTGATGGGCGTCAGCGACGAGCTGCGGGACGAGTTCGCCGGTACCGAGAAGGGGAAGAAGTGA
- a CDS encoding CoA transferase subunit A, with protein sequence MSNKPRDKRMSIDEVVGSLESGMTIGIGGWGPRRKPMALVRAIYGSDLTDLTIVSWGGADVGLLTRAGKVRKLVYAFVSLDSVPLEPNFQRARQNKLIPEVVELDEGMFQTGLRAAAQRLPFLPMRAGLGSDVLVNNPHLRTVTSPYDDAEELVAVPALELDVALVHLNRADEHGNASYLGPDPYFDDLFAMAAKKTYLSVEKVVDTAGLTVDSPVQRLLLSRMMVDGVVETPNGAHFTTCTPDYERDERFQKAYAAAASGSDEDWQAFHDRFLSGDEASYQAAVQAFGEETDK encoded by the coding sequence GTGAGCAACAAGCCACGCGACAAGCGGATGTCGATCGACGAGGTCGTCGGCAGCCTCGAGAGCGGGATGACGATCGGCATCGGCGGCTGGGGACCGCGGCGCAAGCCGATGGCCCTCGTCCGCGCGATCTACGGCTCCGACCTCACCGACCTCACGATCGTCAGCTGGGGCGGCGCCGACGTCGGCCTGCTGACGCGCGCAGGCAAGGTGCGCAAGCTGGTCTACGCGTTCGTCTCCCTCGACTCCGTCCCGCTGGAGCCCAACTTCCAGCGCGCTCGCCAGAACAAGCTGATCCCCGAGGTCGTCGAGCTCGACGAGGGGATGTTCCAGACCGGCCTCCGCGCGGCCGCCCAGCGGCTGCCGTTCCTCCCGATGCGCGCCGGCCTGGGCTCCGACGTCCTCGTCAACAACCCGCACCTGCGCACCGTGACGAGTCCGTACGACGACGCGGAGGAGCTGGTCGCCGTACCGGCCCTCGAGCTCGACGTCGCGCTGGTGCACCTCAACCGGGCCGACGAGCACGGCAACGCGTCCTACCTCGGCCCCGACCCCTACTTCGACGACCTCTTCGCGATGGCCGCCAAGAAGACCTACCTCTCCGTGGAGAAGGTCGTCGACACCGCGGGGCTTACCGTCGACTCGCCGGTGCAGCGTCTGCTGCTGAGCCGGATGATGGTCGACGGCGTGGTCGAGACGCCCAACGGCGCGCACTTCACGACGTGCACGCCGGACTACGAGCGCGACGAGCGCTTCCAGAAGGCGTACGCCGCAGCGGCCTCCGGCTCCGACGAGGACTGGCAGGCGTTCCACGACCGGTTCCTCTCCGGCGACGAGGCGTCGTACCAGGCCGCCGTCCAGGCGTTCGGCGAGGAGACGGACAAGTGA